CCAAGCCCGCCGGGAATCAAGAAATAACAATCCTGCCTTTGCCCTGTTCAATTTACTGGAAGAGATGGTGATTCGCCGGACTCGCCCGTTTATCCGCCGGGCCTACCCGGAAGCTACCATTCAGGGTAAGAAAATCAGGTTCCCGGACAGAAGGCTCAGAACTGTAAATTATAACTTAGAGGCCACTTATGCCGGCATCTATGAAGAGGTGGTATCGGGAATTGAGAGCCTGAAGCTGTCCCCTTATAACCTGGAAGCCTATAAAAAGGCCGGGGTTGAAGTTGATCCCTTTGAAGAGGGGCGGGAACAGGCCTTGGTGGGGATTTTTAAAAGCCGTTATCTCAAGCGCTTTGAATCCAGCATTGAAGCCTTTCGGATCAGTATGTGGCGGGCCCTGGCCTTTTTGAAGACCTTTGAATCCTATATCCTGGGGGGACGCCTCCTCAGAAGCTGCGATTTCCATAAGGCCCTGCGTTTCCTTTCCCGGGAAGATGAAGAAGATGATGCCACCCCCACCTCCTTGGCCGAAGATTTAGACGCCAGTGAAGAGGCCCAGGGGATTTTAGAAGGCATGGAGACTATTGACCCGGCGCAGTACGACTTACGCCGACTCCACGATGCCGTCCAGCACGATGTGGAAATACTTTCCAGGATCTGGCATCGCATTAAAAGGATTAAGCCGGAAAACGATGCCAAACTGGAGCGGCTGAAAGAGCTGCTGTCCACAGAACTGCGGGGTAAAAAGGTTCTGATCTTCAGCTATTACAAAGACACGGCCCGGTATCTTTTTCAACATTTGGGGGGTCCCAAAGGAGAGGAATTCCGTCGCCGCCTGGGTAAGGTGAAAATTCGGCGCATGGACAGCGGTATAGACACCAAAGAACGTCTGCGCACCATTCAGGGATTCGCTCCAAAAGCCAATGACAAAATGGATTGGGTGGGAACCGATAAAGAAATAGACCTGCTGATCTCTACGGATGTATTGTCAGAGGGGCAAAACCTTCAGGATTGCGGCTACTTGGTCAATTATGACCTGCACTGGAACCCGACCCGGATGGTGCAACGGGCGGGCAGAATTGATCGGATCGGCACCGAATTTGAGACTTTGTGGATCTATAATATGTTTCCCGATGCCGGCCTGGAGCGGTTGCTGAGGCTGGTTGAGAGTTTAAGCAGAAAGATCGCCGACATTGACCGAGCCGGTTTTCTGGATGCCAGTGTTTTGGGTGAAACCGTGCATCCCCGTAATTTCAATACCCTCAAGAGAATTCAAGACGAAGATGGCACGGTCATCGAAGAAGAGGAACAGTTTACCGAACTGGCGAGTAATGAATTTTTGCTGCAGCAACTGCGCAATCTGTTGGATAGTGGTGGTCTGGCGATGCTGGAATCCCTGCCTGACGGCATCCACTCAGGTCTCTTAAAAAGTGGTGATAGTGGGGTATTTTTCTACTTCCAGGCTCAATCCGCTGCAGGTGGAAAAAACCATTTCTGGAGATATCTTGATTTGAAAAATCAGAAGATTACCGACAACCGGTTTATTATTGCCAACCTCATTGCCTGCGATAAAGACACCCCCCGAGTCGTTGATCCCGATATGTTCAGTTCTAACTTTGATTATCAGGAGAGGATTATCGAAGACATTTTGAAATCCTTTGAGGAACAAAAAGCTCTATCCTTGGCCCCTCGCACTGTAGATCCCCTTCAGGTTACAGTTGCCACTGTCATTCAGGGCTATCTTAGCCATCCCGATATCAGCAGGCGAGAGGCGGTCGAGGCAATCCGTTTTCTTAACCAACCCATGCTAACGGTGCAGGTGCGCGAGCTTCGGCAAGCCTATAAAACTTTCCAAACCACTAGTGATATCAAGGCCCTTCTAATGGCACTCAAAGAACAACGGGAAAAATTTGGCAACGCGACCGAGATTGACACTGAGTCATTGACGCATAAATTTACACCCTTAAAAAGGGATGATTTAAGGCTCATCTGCTTCGATTTGCTTTCAGGGGCATAACAGGAAAACCAAAATGAATTCCTTACCATTAGTTTTACGCCATGAAAGGGTGGAGTTACGCCTCCCTAGCAAACCTCTCAGGGTGTTAGGAATAGACCTGGGGACTACCAACTCCACAGTGGCAGAAATTTTCTGGGATTTAGAGGCTTCATCACCGCCTTTGGCTCGCTGTATCGAGGTGGAACAGCCTACCTCGGAAGGGACCTACATCCATGTTCTGGTCCTTTCAGTAGTGGCCATCCACGGTGGCCAAGTGCTGGTAGGGGAGGGAGCCAAACGCCTAAGAGCGCGCGGCTCAGAACTCGGACTGACGCAGAATACCAATATTTTCTACGAGTGTAAAAACGACATAGGTATTCGGAAAACTTATCACCGGGCTCCCGTCGGATTCCGCTCAGCGGCTGAGATCAGCAGCCAGGTCATCAAATTCCTTTATGATGCTGCTTTAGCCGATGATGCCACTTCCCCGACACGAACGGTGATCACCGTACCGGCCTCCTTTCAAGCGCCCCAACGG
The window above is part of the Deltaproteobacteria bacterium genome. Proteins encoded here:
- a CDS encoding helicase; amino-acid sequence: MRIPYVIDNQTYHLADLLNELLEEHQGRSLDVATAYFTVGGFGLVKDGLFGLGNFRLLLGAEPASGEQLGLKPDADLVKGLIRRDLNALPFKEETLCLIEDLIAYLRRPAVQVRLHHQGFLHGKCWLFYSDRPGQQLLFDRFRPILAIVGSSNFTVPGLTSNRELNLAHKVLLDPAEVDDPEATLAVSWLSDARPSKMIKPENRQLLKSEVGARAIIDLERWYDQQWEDARDFKEELIELLDASKFGAKEYTPYQVYMKALYEYFKDDLGREAPAPVRSAVELTEFQDDAVKKARKILSRYDGVMIADSVGLGKTWIGKKLLEDFAYHLRQKALVVCPASLRQMWERELAEATIAATVLSQEELGREEFDTLPYGDADILLIDESHNFRNRNAQRYGNIERILGTNGGRGRDGGRKKVIMLTATPINNDLLDLYNQISLVAQGDRSYFTACGIGDLHKYFLQARRESRNNNPAFALFNLLEEMVIRRTRPFIRRAYPEATIQGKKIRFPDRRLRTVNYNLEATYAGIYEEVVSGIESLKLSPYNLEAYKKAGVEVDPFEEGREQALVGIFKSRYLKRFESSIEAFRISMWRALAFLKTFESYILGGRLLRSCDFHKALRFLSREDEEDDATPTSLAEDLDASEEAQGILEGMETIDPAQYDLRRLHDAVQHDVEILSRIWHRIKRIKPENDAKLERLKELLSTELRGKKVLIFSYYKDTARYLFQHLGGPKGEEFRRRLGKVKIRRMDSGIDTKERLRTIQGFAPKANDKMDWVGTDKEIDLLISTDVLSEGQNLQDCGYLVNYDLHWNPTRMVQRAGRIDRIGTEFETLWIYNMFPDAGLERLLRLVESLSRKIADIDRAGFLDASVLGETVHPRNFNTLKRIQDEDGTVIEEEEQFTELASNEFLLQQLRNLLDSGGLAMLESLPDGIHSGLLKSGDSGVFFYFQAQSAAGGKNHFWRYLDLKNQKITDNRFIIANLIACDKDTPRVVDPDMFSSNFDYQERIIEDILKSFEEQKALSLAPRTVDPLQVTVATVIQGYLSHPDISRREAVEAIRFLNQPMLTVQVRELRQAYKTFQTTSDIKALLMALKEQREKFGNATEIDTESLTHKFTPLKRDDLRLICFDLLSGA